A stretch of the Bacillus licheniformis DSM 13 = ATCC 14580 genome encodes the following:
- the allC gene encoding allantoate deiminase encodes MTIGIHKTGESTARNIEDMINWLASFGESGEGGVTRLLYSKPWLSAQQSLKEKMEDWGIEPYFDDAGNLFGRIEGTENRTKAILTGSHIDTVINGGKFDGAYGILASLLSAKHLLDTYGRPKTSIEVVSLCEEEGSRFPLTFWGSGNLTGLFDCQKTPAVHDRDGVSIEQAMKDCGFGKRRYRRPFRRDVKCFIELHIEQGSILEESGRQIGIVTDIVGQRRFTVMVKGESNHAGTTPMNARKDAVAVSALCISYLTNKAKAAYPLLTATVGRIEAKPNVPNVISGEAVFSLDLRHHHDAVLDRYCDDIFAYFTELAGEWNVQITVEQTTDAKPVRMDRDLIQLSKQSAEDLDVSYQEMVSGAGHDAQVFGPHCPTSLLFVPSRKGISHSPEEWTKPADLAAGVELLTHVLYRLAYE; translated from the coding sequence ATGACCATTGGTATTCATAAGACCGGAGAAAGTACAGCCCGCAATATCGAAGACATGATCAATTGGCTGGCATCATTCGGTGAAAGCGGAGAAGGAGGGGTGACAAGGCTTCTCTATTCAAAGCCGTGGCTCAGCGCCCAGCAGTCGTTGAAGGAAAAGATGGAGGACTGGGGAATAGAGCCGTACTTCGATGATGCCGGAAATCTGTTTGGGAGAATAGAAGGTACAGAGAACCGTACGAAAGCGATCTTGACCGGTTCACACATTGATACGGTCATCAACGGAGGGAAATTCGACGGAGCGTACGGGATTTTAGCGAGCCTTTTGTCTGCCAAACACCTTCTGGACACGTACGGCAGGCCGAAAACGTCAATCGAAGTCGTGTCTCTGTGCGAGGAAGAGGGAAGCCGTTTCCCTTTGACTTTTTGGGGATCGGGGAATTTAACGGGCTTGTTTGACTGTCAAAAGACGCCGGCTGTGCACGATCGGGACGGAGTATCGATTGAGCAGGCGATGAAAGATTGCGGTTTCGGAAAACGGCGGTACAGGCGCCCGTTCAGGCGTGATGTGAAGTGCTTTATCGAGCTTCATATTGAACAGGGGAGCATTCTTGAGGAGAGCGGCCGTCAAATCGGCATTGTCACGGACATCGTCGGACAAAGACGGTTTACGGTTATGGTCAAGGGAGAAAGCAACCATGCCGGGACGACGCCGATGAACGCCAGAAAAGATGCGGTGGCCGTCTCGGCATTGTGCATTTCCTATTTGACGAACAAGGCTAAAGCTGCTTATCCGCTTTTAACAGCAACGGTCGGGAGGATTGAAGCAAAGCCGAATGTGCCGAATGTCATATCAGGAGAAGCTGTTTTTTCTCTTGATCTCCGCCATCATCATGATGCGGTGTTGGACCGGTATTGCGACGATATTTTTGCTTATTTCACAGAGCTGGCCGGCGAATGGAACGTTCAGATCACAGTTGAACAGACGACGGATGCGAAGCCTGTGAGGATGGACCGGGATTTGATTCAACTCTCAAAACAGTCGGCCGAGGATCTTGACGTATCCTATCAGGAGATGGTCAGCGGGGCGGGGCACGATGCCCAGGTTTTCGGCCCGCATTGCCCGACGTCACTGCTGTTCGTTCCGAGCCGGAAGGGCATCAGCCATTCGCCGGAAGAATGGACAAAACCGGCTGATCTTGCAGCCGGCGTTGAGCTCTTGACTCATGTATTATACAGGCTGGCATATGAATGA
- a CDS encoding PucR family transcriptional regulator, protein MNIYDMMKLPVFKGATLAAGKAGVTRNIEHINMMDAPDIADYLHHGELLVTTAYHLKDRPFLLKELIERMIRRGCAGLGIKTRFLQEIPDEVIKLADERTFPIIELNEDVRLGDIVNHTLSHILDKRTAELEQAIAAQKKFTSHIMSGKSIQSLLHNVSAVLKLPVLLFNQHLKPIASSKADAAGTLSDYEGIFQKGNRTGLTCFSTIPDKQTYSVFPIYTHEKKCGFLVVCGMISPSDKGLLLTLEQAANVIAFELLKENALKQYLRRARNEFFRNFLDGAFSSAEEIKNRAKEFQLKWDQKYVCIAGKLDRREKSLSFTENQLESDSVFERLEEELVDFPFPPHLFTKGNICFLLAEATDSWAEMNAAVGGFLKAFQRHASEHFQRTISFGISNLSHQLRDVPHICKEAVDALHSGHLSGSTEFIQTYHMKDVSELLRMIPADDLKTFYTHALHQLASLPKDDPGLLQTLSVYLETHCQISETAKRLYIHRNTVIYRLEKCEELLGKSLKDADTTLRLRLALRIQMLLGL, encoded by the coding sequence ATGAATATCTATGACATGATGAAACTCCCTGTATTTAAAGGCGCAACGCTTGCCGCTGGAAAGGCGGGCGTAACCCGGAACATTGAACACATCAATATGATGGATGCGCCAGATATTGCCGATTATCTGCATCATGGCGAACTCCTCGTCACGACCGCATACCATTTAAAAGACCGGCCTTTTTTATTGAAGGAATTGATTGAAAGGATGATCAGGCGGGGCTGCGCCGGACTCGGTATCAAAACCCGCTTTTTGCAGGAAATACCCGACGAGGTGATCAAGCTTGCCGACGAGCGGACATTTCCGATCATCGAGCTAAATGAAGATGTCCGCCTCGGTGATATTGTCAATCATACACTGAGCCATATTCTAGACAAACGGACGGCAGAACTCGAACAGGCCATCGCCGCTCAAAAAAAGTTCACAAGCCATATTATGAGCGGAAAAAGCATTCAATCGCTCTTGCATAACGTCTCTGCTGTTTTAAAGCTTCCCGTTCTTCTATTCAATCAGCACCTCAAGCCGATTGCCTCCTCAAAAGCAGATGCCGCCGGGACGCTGTCGGATTATGAAGGAATATTTCAAAAAGGAAACAGAACGGGGCTCACCTGTTTTTCAACGATTCCCGACAAACAAACCTATTCGGTATTTCCGATCTATACTCATGAAAAAAAATGCGGCTTCCTCGTTGTCTGCGGGATGATTTCCCCTTCAGACAAAGGCTTGCTGTTAACCCTCGAACAAGCCGCCAATGTCATCGCCTTTGAGCTGCTGAAGGAAAATGCGCTCAAACAATATTTGCGAAGAGCGCGGAACGAGTTTTTCAGAAATTTTTTGGACGGCGCCTTTTCCTCTGCTGAAGAAATTAAAAACCGAGCAAAAGAATTTCAGCTCAAGTGGGATCAAAAATATGTGTGCATCGCCGGCAAATTGGACCGCCGCGAAAAATCGCTCAGCTTCACGGAAAATCAGCTTGAATCAGATTCCGTGTTCGAACGCCTGGAAGAAGAGCTGGTTGACTTCCCGTTTCCTCCGCACCTTTTCACAAAAGGAAACATATGCTTCCTGCTGGCCGAGGCGACGGACAGCTGGGCTGAAATGAATGCAGCCGTGGGCGGATTTTTAAAGGCGTTTCAGCGCCATGCATCTGAGCATTTTCAGCGGACGATTTCTTTTGGAATCAGCAACCTCAGCCATCAGCTGAGAGACGTTCCGCACATTTGCAAAGAAGCCGTCGATGCGCTCCACTCCGGCCATTTGTCAGGCAGCACCGAGTTCATCCAGACGTACCATATGAAAGACGTGTCAGAGCTTTTGCGCATGATTCCGGCTGATGATTTGAAGACATTTTACACGCATGCGCTGCATCAGCTTGCCAGCCTGCCGAAGGATGACCCAGGGCTCCTGCAAACATTGTCCGTCTATCTGGAAACGCACTGTCAGATTTCTGAAACGGCCAAGCGCCTGTACATCCACAGAAACACCGTCATCTACAGGCTTGAAAAATGCGAGGAACTGCTCGGGAAAAGCCTGAAAGATGCGGACACGACCTTGCGCTTGAGACTCGCGCTCAGAATTCAAATGCTGCTTGGGTTGTGA
- a CDS encoding MFS transporter → MKKMARLYMLMLNVFIVMLGIGLIIPLMPTFIEEFGASGSTLGLLIAASGITQLLFSPVAGEMTDKYGRRKMIILGIGAFAVSQLLFALASQMWLLFVSRLLGGAGAAFLVPAMFAYIADITSEKDRSKGMGLISAAMSLGFVIGPGAGGYLAAFGLTFPFYVSAGLAGLATVLSLLVLPETLSQEKMLEKRRSVQKREPLAKQMARALRSPYAFLFILVFILNFGIMNFEAVFSLYVDHKHGFTPGDIAFVITAASLIGVFVQAVALGMLTNRFGEKKLMNMTLIGSAGALAVCSIAGSYWLVFGATIVFFMLTSILRPAINTLISKMAGDEQGFAAGMNNAFMSLANIVGPTVAGLLFDVNVEIPYIFGVVVLVLSFLAAVSWGRKQQARTIPEKV, encoded by the coding sequence ATGAAAAAGATGGCCAGATTGTATATGCTCATGCTTAACGTGTTTATCGTGATGCTTGGTATAGGCTTGATTATTCCACTCATGCCTACGTTTATAGAAGAATTCGGCGCGTCAGGCAGCACGCTCGGATTGCTGATCGCGGCTTCGGGGATTACCCAGCTGCTGTTTTCGCCCGTTGCCGGGGAAATGACTGATAAATACGGAAGGCGGAAAATGATCATTTTAGGAATCGGTGCGTTTGCGGTTTCCCAGCTGCTTTTCGCCTTGGCGAGCCAGATGTGGCTGCTGTTTGTTTCCCGCCTTCTCGGCGGAGCGGGAGCTGCGTTTTTGGTGCCGGCCATGTTTGCCTACATCGCTGACATCACATCGGAAAAGGATCGAAGCAAAGGGATGGGGCTGATCAGCGCCGCGATGTCTCTCGGCTTTGTCATCGGTCCGGGAGCAGGCGGATATTTGGCGGCGTTCGGGCTCACCTTCCCGTTTTACGTGTCAGCCGGATTAGCCGGCTTGGCGACGGTTTTATCGCTTCTTGTCCTCCCGGAAACGCTCAGTCAAGAAAAGATGCTTGAAAAGCGCCGCTCCGTTCAAAAGCGCGAACCGCTCGCTAAGCAAATGGCGCGCGCGCTGCGGTCGCCGTATGCATTTCTGTTTATCCTCGTGTTCATCTTGAACTTCGGGATCATGAATTTCGAGGCGGTATTCAGCCTTTATGTCGATCATAAGCACGGCTTTACACCGGGAGACATTGCCTTTGTCATAACAGCGGCAAGTCTGATCGGCGTGTTCGTCCAGGCGGTGGCTCTCGGGATGCTGACGAACCGCTTCGGCGAAAAAAAGCTGATGAACATGACGCTGATCGGTTCTGCCGGAGCGCTTGCCGTCTGCTCGATTGCCGGTTCGTACTGGCTGGTTTTCGGGGCAACAATTGTTTTCTTCATGCTGACGTCCATTCTTCGACCGGCGATTAATACGCTGATTTCAAAAATGGCCGGAGATGAACAGGGATTTGCCGCAGGCATGAACAATGCGTTTATGAGCCTTGCCAACATTGTCGGACCGACAGTGGCCGGTCTGTTATTCGATGTGAACGTAGAAATTCCATATATTTTTGGTGTGGTCGTTCTCGTGCTCAGCTTTTTGGCGGCAGTCAGCTGGGGGCGGAAGCAGCAGGCGCGCACAATTCCTGAAAAAGTATAA
- a CDS encoding YfcC family protein, which yields MGMPAYKTEEVKKNEKRKKEFPHIYVILAVMIGLMALATYIIPAGEYERVESPDGREMIDPASYKRVEQTPVDILGLLTAVPKGMTEAAPIIVFTFVIGGAFAVLRKASVIELGVRLLADQFRNKPVFVTPVLIFVFSGISCFIGTPELSIVYVPVILPLLLSLGYDRMTAAAIALCGTIAGFTSALTNPFTVGTSQMISGLPLYSGMGYRAVIFVVVTAIAAVYVLKYAEKIRAHPEKSLTGKEAVEPVPAFKAGGRVKWAGIAALGLFAGLIGCVIYFRWDMLTMAGYFLALGIIPAYIAGMNSRDIAESFNEGFKEVLVGAMICGIARAAAVVMADGQIMDTIVYGLSHAVSQLPSYLTVTAMLFTQMLFNFFVPSGSGQALIMMPIMAPLADIVGITRQTAILAFQFGDGFSNIVFPTSGYFMATLAISRIAWNKWLRFILPLFCLWMGAAVLFLMFANAVGWS from the coding sequence ATGGGAATGCCGGCTTACAAAACAGAAGAGGTGAAAAAGAACGAAAAACGCAAAAAGGAATTTCCGCATATTTATGTCATTCTGGCTGTCATGATTGGTCTTATGGCGCTTGCGACATATATCATTCCGGCAGGCGAATATGAACGGGTGGAAAGTCCGGACGGCAGGGAAATGATTGATCCAGCGTCCTACAAACGGGTCGAACAGACGCCGGTTGATATTCTTGGCTTGCTTACGGCGGTTCCGAAAGGGATGACAGAAGCGGCTCCGATTATTGTGTTTACGTTTGTGATTGGCGGAGCTTTTGCCGTTCTGAGGAAAGCATCTGTCATTGAGCTCGGCGTCCGTCTGTTGGCCGATCAGTTCAGGAACAAGCCTGTTTTCGTTACGCCTGTCTTAATATTCGTTTTCTCCGGCATTTCCTGTTTTATCGGGACGCCTGAGCTTTCGATCGTTTATGTCCCTGTCATTCTTCCTTTGCTGCTGTCCCTCGGATATGACCGGATGACAGCAGCAGCAATCGCATTGTGCGGGACGATCGCCGGCTTTACGAGCGCTTTGACAAACCCATTTACCGTGGGAACCTCACAAATGATTTCCGGTCTCCCGCTTTATTCCGGGATGGGGTACAGGGCGGTCATCTTTGTTGTCGTTACGGCGATTGCCGCTGTTTATGTGCTCAAATATGCGGAAAAGATCAGAGCGCATCCTGAAAAAAGCCTGACGGGCAAGGAAGCAGTCGAACCCGTGCCGGCTTTTAAAGCAGGCGGACGGGTGAAATGGGCCGGGATCGCGGCGCTTGGGTTGTTTGCCGGCTTGATTGGGTGTGTAATTTATTTCAGGTGGGATATGCTGACAATGGCGGGCTATTTCCTGGCGCTCGGCATCATTCCTGCTTACATCGCCGGCATGAATTCGAGAGACATTGCCGAGTCCTTTAATGAGGGTTTTAAAGAAGTGCTCGTCGGTGCGATGATTTGCGGCATTGCAAGAGCTGCAGCAGTCGTTATGGCCGACGGGCAGATCATGGATACGATTGTTTACGGCTTGTCTCATGCTGTCTCACAGCTTCCTTCGTATTTAACGGTTACGGCGATGCTCTTTACACAGATGCTGTTTAACTTTTTTGTTCCAAGCGGAAGCGGACAGGCTTTAATAATGATGCCGATTATGGCGCCTTTGGCTGATATCGTCGGAATTACGCGGCAGACGGCGATTCTGGCCTTCCAATTCGGAGACGGTTTTTCAAACATCGTCTTTCCGACATCGGGATATTTTATGGCGACGCTTGCGATCAGCCGGATTGCCTGGAACAAATGGCTGCGATTCATCCTTCCGCTGTTTTGCCTCTGGATGGGAGCGGCCGTGCTTTTCCTGATGTTTGCTAACGCTGTCGGCTGGTCGTAA
- a CDS encoding endonuclease I family protein, with translation MNRKCVIPFILMLSAMCAPAQNAEAFQLFSLPVQSSAPADYYEQAQGKTGEALKRALHDTIDDHRELSYSEVWEALKATDEDPANRNNVILLYSRESRSKQANGGQTGDWNREHVWAKSHGDFGTSKGPGTDLHHLRPSDVQVNAARGNLDFDEGGSPYPGAPGNYYDGDSWEPDKSIKGDVARMIFYMAVRYEGDDGHPDLEMNNTTNNGSKPYHGKMSVLLKWHHEDPVDALERKRNDIIYQQYQHNRNPFIDHPEWAEDIWGSGVLN, from the coding sequence ATGAACCGAAAGTGTGTCATTCCGTTTATTTTGATGTTGTCGGCGATGTGCGCGCCCGCCCAAAACGCAGAGGCCTTCCAGCTGTTTTCCTTACCCGTACAATCCTCGGCTCCGGCAGATTACTACGAACAGGCGCAGGGCAAAACAGGTGAAGCTTTAAAACGAGCGCTTCACGACACAATCGACGATCATCGAGAGCTGTCTTACAGCGAGGTATGGGAAGCGCTGAAAGCAACGGATGAAGATCCGGCCAATCGAAACAACGTGATACTGTTATATTCCAGAGAGTCGCGCTCTAAACAGGCGAACGGGGGGCAAACGGGCGATTGGAACCGCGAGCACGTATGGGCAAAATCGCACGGTGATTTCGGGACAAGCAAAGGACCCGGGACAGATTTGCATCACCTCAGGCCCAGCGATGTGCAAGTTAACGCCGCCCGCGGAAACCTTGATTTTGACGAAGGCGGCAGCCCCTATCCCGGAGCTCCCGGAAACTACTATGACGGCGATTCCTGGGAACCTGACAAAAGCATCAAAGGCGATGTCGCCAGAATGATTTTCTATATGGCGGTCCGCTATGAAGGGGACGACGGTCATCCGGATCTTGAAATGAACAATACAACGAACAACGGGTCTAAACCGTACCACGGAAAAATGTCGGTTTTATTGAAATGGCATCATGAAGACCCTGTCGATGCCCTCGAAAGAAAGCGGAACGATATCATCTATCAGCAATACCAGCATAACCGCAATCCGTTCATTGATCACCCTGAATGGGCGGAGGATATTTGGGGCTCGGGCGTTTTGAATTGA
- a CDS encoding FAD binding domain-containing protein: MIQFDFEYYSPQSAQEAVKLFQSLEREGKKPAYCSGGTEQLMLGRMNVIHTNAVIDIKDIPECRTLQFERHHLALGSALTLTEITENGGFPLLSKAAREVADHTARNKITLGGNICGQIFYREAVLPFLLTDSKVVTVGDKGKKRYLIHDVFDQQLKLSKGEILISLLIEERYLHQPFASIKVRQRWDTGYPLATISALEIDGRVRCAFSGVCSYPFRSAEVESALNDEALPVGQRVEEAINRLPGPVLDDAQGSAEYRTFVIKHTLFDILGMLKKETL; the protein is encoded by the coding sequence ATGATCCAGTTTGACTTTGAGTATTACAGCCCCCAATCTGCGCAGGAAGCGGTAAAGCTCTTTCAAAGCCTGGAGCGGGAGGGGAAAAAGCCGGCGTATTGTTCCGGCGGAACAGAACAGTTGATGCTCGGACGGATGAATGTGATCCATACAAATGCCGTCATCGATATTAAAGATATACCTGAGTGCAGGACTTTGCAATTTGAACGGCATCACCTTGCTTTAGGCTCGGCGCTAACACTGACGGAGATCACGGAAAACGGCGGCTTTCCGCTGTTGAGCAAAGCGGCGAGAGAGGTGGCCGACCATACGGCGCGCAATAAGATTACGCTTGGCGGCAATATTTGCGGGCAGATCTTTTACCGCGAAGCGGTGCTGCCTTTTTTATTAACCGACAGCAAAGTGGTGACAGTTGGAGACAAGGGGAAAAAGCGCTATCTGATTCACGACGTATTTGATCAGCAGCTGAAGCTGAGCAAGGGAGAAATCCTCATTTCGCTTTTGATTGAAGAACGCTATCTTCATCAGCCTTTTGCAAGCATAAAAGTGAGGCAGCGATGGGATACGGGATATCCTTTGGCAACGATTTCGGCTCTCGAAATAGACGGACGCGTCCGCTGTGCATTCAGCGGTGTCTGCTCTTATCCGTTTCGCTCCGCTGAAGTGGAATCTGCGTTGAATGACGAGGCACTCCCTGTTGGTCAAAGGGTGGAAGAGGCGATCAACCGCCTGCCCGGTCCTGTATTGGACGATGCGCAAGGTTCCGCAGAGTACCGCACGTTTGTCATCAAACATACTCTGTTTGACATTCTCGGCATGCTGAAAAAGGAAACCTTATGA